A genome region from Paradevosia shaoguanensis includes the following:
- a CDS encoding exopolysaccharide biosynthesis protein, with amino-acid sequence MTEAPARPLEGLIDAIAARAAQGESISVATIQEIAGDRIAGPLLFFPAMIVVSPLSLIPTLPTIVGTTVVLIAGQLIAGRKSIWLPSRLSKAALSPERTRKALEFIRPVVKWIEKLSWARLTFLTDGLGMRLAAMVCILVALTMPPLELVPGASTSAGTIIATFGLALTTRDGLLLLAALALVLGSAFLLFRWLF; translated from the coding sequence ATGACGGAAGCGCCTGCCCGCCCGCTTGAGGGCCTGATCGACGCCATCGCCGCACGCGCAGCGCAGGGCGAGAGTATTTCCGTCGCAACGATCCAGGAGATCGCGGGCGACCGCATTGCCGGTCCCCTGCTCTTCTTCCCGGCCATGATCGTGGTTTCCCCGCTCAGCCTCATCCCGACGCTGCCCACCATTGTCGGCACGACCGTGGTACTGATCGCCGGCCAGTTGATCGCCGGCCGCAAGTCCATCTGGCTGCCGAGCCGGTTGAGCAAAGCCGCGCTCTCTCCCGAGCGCACGCGGAAGGCGCTGGAATTCATCCGCCCCGTCGTCAAGTGGATCGAAAAGCTTAGTTGGGCCCGACTCACCTTCCTGACTGACGGTCTGGGCATGCGCCTCGCCGCAATGGTCTGCATTCTCGTCGCGCTGACCATGCCGCCGCTCGAACTCGTCCCCGGCGCCTCGACCTCCGCCGGCACCATCATCGCCACCTTCGGCTTGGCCCTCACCACCCGCGACGGCCTGCTGCTCCTCGCGGCGCTCGCTTTGGTGCTGGGTAGCGCCTTCCTGCTGTTCCGCTGGCTTTTCTAG
- a CDS encoding outer membrane protein, producing the protein MSLIRALAITAILATASMPAIAADPIAYQTSADTVAVPVADVPFDWNGFYGGVYGAGQFSPERGNQYGLGLDLGVNATFDFYLVGAEVAVQGLTGGSGETSYGQVLARGGVLVADDLALYATAGYGIDLGVPEQSNWLLGGGVEMAITDNVSLRAQYLHGFEAEGANQTNQVTIGANYHF; encoded by the coding sequence ATGAGCTTGATCAGAGCCCTTGCCATCACGGCCATTCTGGCGACGGCGTCGATGCCGGCGATCGCTGCGGATCCTATTGCCTACCAGACCAGCGCGGATACGGTCGCGGTTCCCGTCGCGGACGTCCCCTTCGATTGGAACGGCTTTTATGGCGGCGTCTACGGCGCGGGCCAGTTCAGCCCCGAACGCGGCAATCAGTATGGGCTGGGACTCGACCTGGGCGTCAACGCCACCTTCGATTTCTATCTCGTGGGCGCGGAAGTTGCAGTTCAGGGGCTGACCGGCGGGAGCGGCGAGACCTCCTACGGGCAGGTGCTGGCGCGCGGCGGCGTGCTTGTGGCCGACGACCTGGCGCTTTATGCGACGGCGGGCTACGGGATCGACCTGGGCGTGCCCGAACAGAGCAACTGGCTGCTCGGCGGCGGTGTCGAGATGGCCATCACCGACAACGTGTCGTTGCGCGCGCAATACCTGCATGGTTTCGAGGCCGAAGGGGCCAACCAGACCAACCAGGTCACCATCGGCGCCAACTATCACTTCTGA
- a CDS encoding HU family DNA-binding protein, whose translation MSNKNDLIGAVAEKAEITKAQAAAAVDAVFDAITASLKANDEVRLVGFGTFSVSKRKATTGRNPATGAEIKIPASNQAKFKPGKGLKDAIN comes from the coding sequence ATGTCGAACAAAAACGATCTGATCGGCGCTGTCGCCGAGAAGGCCGAAATCACCAAAGCTCAGGCTGCTGCTGCAGTCGACGCGGTCTTCGACGCGATCACCGCTTCGCTCAAGGCGAACGATGAGGTTCGGTTGGTCGGGTTTGGTACGTTCTCGGTCTCCAAGCGCAAGGCCACCACGGGCCGCAATCCTGCTACCGGCGCCGAGATCAAGATTCCGGCTTCCAACCAGGCCAAGTTCAAGCCCGGCAAGGGCCTGAAGGACGCGATCAACTAA
- a CDS encoding ABC transporter ATP-binding protein yields MSVQEIQDEESEDRTRRPPRAVVGSHREEEEVFGKAYDPKIVRRIWSFVKPYQTQIVISVLAVLAFTVSQLLIPLIIRYAIDNGMSPGADRMVLVWAVLAFAVVIVVNFGANWLQETVVGKVAENVLFDMRRAMFAQLQRVSLSFMDKTEVGRLMSRLQGDVNSMQEFLETSVMSVGDIALLFGIVFVLLALDFRLGLLTLSTMPVLFIVRLFWLPKAKVAFMAAHETNSVANGALAEGINGVRTVQSLDRQKVNFDLYDEKAYANLKTHLTAAKFAQVMVPIVDSLTGIAMATVVVVGGSMVLNGGLDVGVMVAFLFYIQRFFDPIRSLTMQYSVMQRAMASGQRITEVLDVPVDVVDKADAKVLSPEMDGSVEFKNVTFGYRKNLPVLKNVSFRVNPGETVALVGPTGSGKTSSMALVHRFYDVWDGQVLVGGVDVRDLTQDSLGKQIAMVLQEPFLFTGSVLDNIRYHKTEATREQVIDAAKAVGAHDFIMKLPDGYESVLEQRGGNLSLGQRQLISFARALVADAKILVLDEATANIDSYTEMLIQKALVKLLEGRTGLVIAHRLATIRGADRIIVLQNGEKIESGNHDELMAHKGLYSKLYNMNYASFDDIPDEMVAAATSVPKGAAT; encoded by the coding sequence ATGTCGGTTCAGGAAATCCAGGACGAGGAAAGCGAAGACCGCACCCGACGGCCGCCGCGCGCGGTGGTGGGCTCGCATCGCGAGGAAGAGGAAGTCTTCGGGAAAGCCTACGACCCCAAGATCGTGCGTCGCATCTGGAGCTTCGTGAAGCCCTACCAGACCCAGATCGTCATTTCGGTGCTTGCTGTTCTGGCTTTCACGGTCAGCCAGCTGCTGATCCCGCTGATCATCCGCTACGCGATCGACAACGGCATGTCCCCCGGGGCCGATCGCATGGTGCTGGTGTGGGCGGTGCTGGCCTTTGCCGTGGTGATCGTCGTCAATTTCGGCGCCAACTGGTTGCAGGAAACCGTGGTCGGCAAGGTGGCCGAGAACGTGCTCTTCGACATGCGCCGGGCGATGTTCGCGCAATTGCAGCGCGTTTCGCTCTCGTTCATGGACAAGACCGAAGTGGGCCGGCTGATGTCGCGCCTGCAGGGCGACGTGAATTCCATGCAGGAATTCCTCGAGACCTCGGTGATGTCGGTGGGCGATATCGCGCTGCTGTTCGGCATCGTCTTCGTGCTGCTGGCGCTGGACTTCCGGTTGGGCCTGCTGACGCTCTCCACGATGCCGGTGCTGTTCATCGTGCGCCTTTTCTGGCTGCCCAAGGCCAAGGTCGCCTTCATGGCCGCGCATGAGACCAATTCGGTCGCCAACGGTGCGCTGGCGGAGGGCATCAATGGCGTGCGGACGGTGCAGAGCCTCGATCGCCAGAAGGTCAATTTCGACCTCTATGACGAGAAGGCCTATGCCAACCTTAAGACTCACCTGACGGCGGCCAAGTTCGCGCAGGTGATGGTGCCGATCGTGGACAGCCTCACTGGTATCGCCATGGCGACCGTGGTGGTGGTTGGCGGCTCGATGGTGCTCAACGGTGGGCTCGATGTCGGCGTGATGGTGGCGTTCCTGTTCTACATCCAGCGCTTCTTCGACCCGATCCGTTCGCTCACTATGCAGTATTCGGTGATGCAGCGCGCCATGGCGTCCGGTCAGCGCATCACCGAGGTGCTCGACGTGCCGGTGGACGTTGTCGACAAGGCTGACGCCAAGGTGCTGAGCCCGGAAATGGATGGCTCGGTCGAGTTCAAGAACGTGACCTTCGGCTATCGCAAGAACCTGCCGGTGCTCAAGAACGTCAGCTTCCGGGTCAATCCGGGCGAGACGGTCGCGCTGGTCGGGCCGACGGGTTCGGGCAAGACGAGCTCGATGGCGCTGGTGCACAGGTTCTACGACGTCTGGGACGGGCAGGTGCTTGTCGGTGGCGTCGACGTGCGCGACCTGACCCAGGATTCGCTGGGCAAGCAGATCGCCATGGTGCTGCAGGAGCCGTTCCTCTTCACCGGCAGCGTGCTGGACAATATCCGCTATCACAAGACCGAGGCGACCCGCGAACAGGTGATCGACGCGGCCAAGGCGGTGGGTGCGCACGACTTCATCATGAAGCTGCCGGACGGCTATGAAAGCGTGCTGGAGCAGCGCGGCGGCAACCTGTCGCTCGGCCAGCGCCAGCTGATCAGCTTCGCGCGTGCGCTGGTTGCAGACGCCAAGATCCTGGTGCTCGACGAGGCTACGGCCAATATCGACAGCTACACGGAAATGCTGATCCAGAAGGCGCTGGTGAAGCTGCTCGAGGGCCGTACTGGCCTCGTGATCGCCCACCGGCTGGCCACGATCCGCGGCGCCGACAGGATCATCGTGCTGCAGAACGGCGAGAAGATCGAGAGCGGCAACCACGACGAGCTCATGGCCCACAAGGGGCTCTATTCCAAGCTCTACAACATGAACTACGCCTCGTTCGACGACATACCGGACGAGATGGTGGCGGCGGCCACCTCCGTGCCAAAGGGCGCGGCGACCTGA
- a CDS encoding TetR/AcrR family transcriptional regulator produces the protein MSSDGPKRRYVSAKRAAASEANDARIVEAAFVVLQRVAEGGEPFSLEAVAKEAGVTRLTVHNRFGSRRGLLEAVFDSRAAEAGLQRVARAMAQPDAEAAIMMVISIFCDFWASDHRGLGGLVVTGAADPEFVEAMRARNERRRHIFGVLAGRLVEEGRLARDKESDLVDILFALSSMPFYATLANGERSAEAAKALVSGLAQAAIAGGQVH, from the coding sequence ATGTCAAGCGACGGCCCGAAGCGGCGTTATGTGAGCGCCAAGCGCGCAGCGGCGAGCGAGGCAAACGATGCGCGTATCGTCGAGGCGGCCTTTGTGGTGCTGCAGCGCGTTGCCGAAGGCGGGGAGCCGTTTTCGCTTGAGGCCGTGGCCAAGGAAGCGGGGGTGACGCGGTTGACCGTGCACAACCGCTTCGGATCGCGCCGGGGATTGCTGGAGGCCGTGTTCGACAGTCGGGCGGCCGAGGCCGGGCTACAGCGTGTTGCGCGGGCCATGGCGCAGCCCGACGCGGAGGCTGCAATCATGATGGTGATTTCGATCTTCTGCGATTTCTGGGCGTCAGATCATCGTGGGCTGGGAGGCCTTGTCGTTACGGGAGCTGCGGATCCGGAATTCGTCGAGGCGATGCGTGCGCGCAATGAACGACGGCGGCATATTTTCGGCGTGCTGGCTGGTCGGCTGGTGGAAGAAGGGCGGTTGGCGCGGGATAAGGAGAGCGATCTGGTGGATATTCTCTTCGCGCTGTCGAGCATGCCGTTCTACGCGACTCTCGCCAATGGCGAGCGAAGCGCGGAGGCGGCCAAAGCCTTGGTTTCCGGGCTTGCGCAGGCCGCAATTGCCGGTGGGCAAGTCCATTGA
- a CDS encoding YbhB/YbcL family Raf kinase inhibitor-like protein: protein MRHLALAATLFAVASLSPLAPAQAQQAAAARPPAMVLTIPAFPDGTDIPPQFTQAGENVEAGKGTSPQISWENVPEGTQSFVLHLHDIDVARSKTSEDQLHWLVWNIPATATELPEGVPENSPLADGSLQTSASGPYYRGPGAPASGPRHHYVFELYALDTKLDVTSGEDGFADRTKVMEAMQGHILGKATYVGLFKRPS, encoded by the coding sequence ATGCGCCATCTGGCTCTCGCAGCTACGCTCTTTGCCGTCGCGTCGCTGTCCCCGCTCGCTCCGGCCCAGGCCCAACAGGCGGCCGCCGCGCGGCCACCGGCAATGGTGCTGACAATCCCTGCCTTCCCCGATGGCACGGACATACCACCACAATTCACGCAAGCCGGTGAGAACGTAGAGGCCGGTAAAGGCACCTCGCCGCAAATAAGCTGGGAGAACGTACCTGAGGGCACGCAGAGCTTCGTGCTCCACCTGCACGACATCGACGTCGCGCGCTCCAAGACGAGCGAAGACCAGTTGCACTGGCTGGTCTGGAACATCCCGGCTACCGCCACAGAACTCCCTGAAGGCGTCCCGGAAAACTCCCCGCTGGCCGATGGCAGCCTCCAGACAAGCGCCAGCGGTCCCTACTACCGAGGCCCGGGCGCGCCCGCGAGCGGTCCGCGCCACCACTATGTGTTCGAACTCTATGCGCTCGACACCAAGCTTGACGTCACGTCCGGCGAAGACGGCTTCGCCGATCGCACGAAGGTCATGGAAGCCATGCAAGGCCACATTCTGGGAAAGGCGACTTATGTCGGGCTCTTCAAGCGCCCGTCATGA
- the tet gene encoding Tet(A)/Tet(B)/Tet(C) family tetracycline efflux MFS transporter, translated as MPKGLLVILVAVTLDSVGIGLVFPILPELLREVAHESNIAVLYGGFLSLYALMQFVFAPVLGMLSDRFGRRPVLLVSLAGAAVDYLVLAFAPQLWMLVLGRAIAGITSANIAVATAYIADISPEETRAQRFGYLNACFGIGFILGPVIGGLLGEYWIRAPFLLAAVFNAVNFALALFLLPESRPGERKPLNLAELNPFKSIYWALSFRMLLPLVGLWLAFNFLGQVYGTVWVLFSEDRFDFSPMLVGLSLASFGVFHAGAQAFLTGPVATKFGEQRALIIGMAFETTACLILAFATHGWILFALAPLFALGGVGIPALQSLLTRQVGEDKQGQLQGVLASMVSIASIFGPLFYSGIYFATRDTWLGTVWIVTVIIYLCCLPVILSIRAPKQEAPAA; from the coding sequence ATGCCTAAGGGACTACTCGTCATTCTCGTGGCCGTGACGCTGGATTCAGTGGGCATTGGTCTGGTCTTTCCGATTCTGCCCGAATTGCTGCGCGAGGTTGCCCATGAGAGCAATATCGCCGTGCTCTATGGCGGCTTTCTCTCGCTCTATGCCTTGATGCAGTTCGTCTTCGCACCGGTGCTGGGCATGCTCAGCGACCGGTTTGGCCGGAGGCCCGTGCTGCTGGTGTCGTTAGCCGGTGCTGCCGTCGATTACCTGGTTCTGGCTTTTGCGCCGCAGCTCTGGATGCTGGTTCTCGGTCGTGCCATTGCCGGCATCACCAGCGCCAATATTGCCGTGGCGACCGCCTACATCGCCGACATCTCCCCTGAGGAAACGAGGGCACAGCGGTTTGGCTACCTCAATGCCTGCTTCGGCATCGGCTTCATCCTGGGGCCCGTGATCGGTGGGCTGCTGGGCGAATACTGGATCCGTGCGCCGTTCCTGCTGGCGGCAGTCTTCAATGCCGTCAACTTCGCGCTGGCGCTGTTCCTGCTTCCGGAATCGCGACCGGGCGAACGTAAGCCGCTGAACCTGGCCGAGCTCAACCCCTTCAAGTCGATCTATTGGGCACTGAGCTTCCGCATGCTGCTGCCGCTGGTCGGGCTTTGGCTGGCTTTCAACTTCCTCGGCCAGGTCTACGGCACAGTCTGGGTGCTGTTCTCGGAGGACCGGTTCGATTTCTCGCCGATGCTGGTGGGTTTGTCGCTCGCGAGTTTCGGCGTGTTCCACGCCGGCGCGCAGGCGTTTCTCACGGGGCCTGTCGCGACGAAGTTCGGCGAACAGCGGGCGCTTATCATCGGCATGGCCTTCGAGACCACGGCCTGCCTGATCCTGGCCTTTGCAACGCATGGCTGGATACTCTTCGCCCTCGCGCCGCTCTTTGCACTCGGTGGTGTGGGCATTCCGGCGTTGCAATCCCTACTGACCCGTCAGGTGGGCGAGGACAAGCAGGGGCAGTTGCAGGGCGTGCTGGCCAGCATGGTCAGCATCGCCTCGATCTTCGGACCGCTCTTCTATTCGGGCATTTACTTCGCCACCCGTGACACGTGGTTGGGAACGGTGTGGATCGTCACGGTCATCATCTATCTCTGCTGCCTGCCCGTCATTCTCTCGATCCGGGCGCCAAAGCAGGAGGCTCCAGCCGCTTAG
- a CDS encoding ABC transporter ATP-binding protein, translating into MKTEAVSSARGRSNSFAHVAEAQWGQGVNTLVRITRMNLRHPWLVTITLVSTVIASALQLFIPQLLGRAVDEAHGLATAGSAGQAAESALWITAILLLVVSVLRGIFTMMHNYYGEAVGHHCAYELRLACYEKLQRLSFSFHDRVHSGDLIMLGIIDIDGVRMFFATGLLRVVLLGTLIGVGSYMLLSTDLALGLLALSFVPFVAWRSSTTQLRLRNTWLILQEKMQALSRVMDENLGGIRVVRAFAAQQHELGKYDRASSDALELAHKRVDLRVGNTAAMNFSFFVSMGLVLWLGGTKVMAGEMSVGTLASFLTFMTILQMPVRQLGLMVNSFARASTCGSRLFALLDMELTIKDEPGAKDLVVTDGTLRFDNVSFTYQGNTEPTLTGVSFEARKGQTIGIVGPPGSGKSTIAHLIPRFYDVTGGKITIDGQDISKVTLQSLRKSVGVVQQDSFLFTTSIENNIAYGDPWAKERRIERAAEFAQLHNYIVGLPTGYDTVVGERGVSLSGGQRQRLSIARSLILKPSVMVFDDSTAAIDAGTEQRIRSAMRRFARDRVTLVISHRLSSLMHADQILFVENGQIVERGTHDELLKKNGRYRALYDLQVRPEGDGESQIEEAV; encoded by the coding sequence TTGAAAACCGAAGCGGTTAGCAGCGCCAGGGGGCGCAGCAATTCGTTTGCCCATGTGGCGGAGGCCCAGTGGGGCCAGGGCGTCAATACGCTTGTGCGCATCACTCGCATGAACCTGCGTCACCCATGGCTGGTGACAATCACCCTGGTTTCGACCGTTATCGCGTCAGCGCTGCAATTGTTCATCCCGCAGCTGCTCGGGCGCGCGGTGGACGAGGCGCATGGGCTCGCAACGGCGGGCAGTGCGGGGCAGGCGGCGGAAAGCGCGCTCTGGATCACCGCGATCCTGCTGCTGGTGGTGAGCGTGCTGCGCGGCATCTTCACGATGATGCACAACTATTACGGCGAAGCCGTTGGGCACCATTGCGCCTACGAGCTGCGCCTTGCCTGCTACGAGAAGCTGCAGCGGCTGAGCTTTTCCTTCCACGACCGCGTCCATTCGGGCGACCTCATCATGCTCGGCATCATCGATATCGATGGCGTGCGCATGTTCTTCGCGACGGGTCTCCTGCGCGTCGTGCTGCTCGGCACCTTGATCGGCGTGGGTTCTTACATGCTGCTGAGCACGGACCTGGCGCTTGGGCTACTGGCCCTGAGCTTCGTGCCGTTCGTGGCCTGGCGCTCCTCGACCACGCAGTTGCGGCTGCGCAATACCTGGCTGATCCTTCAGGAAAAGATGCAGGCGCTTTCGCGCGTGATGGACGAGAACCTGGGTGGCATCCGCGTGGTGCGTGCCTTTGCGGCCCAGCAGCACGAACTCGGCAAGTACGACCGGGCCTCGAGCGATGCGCTCGAACTGGCGCACAAGCGCGTCGACCTGCGCGTGGGCAATACGGCCGCGATGAACTTCTCTTTCTTCGTCTCGATGGGGCTCGTGCTCTGGCTTGGCGGCACGAAGGTAATGGCCGGCGAGATGAGCGTAGGTACGCTCGCTTCGTTCCTGACCTTCATGACCATCCTTCAGATGCCGGTGCGCCAGCTCGGCCTCATGGTCAATTCCTTCGCCCGCGCCTCGACCTGCGGCTCGCGCCTCTTCGCGCTCCTGGATATGGAGCTGACGATCAAGGACGAGCCGGGCGCCAAGGACCTGGTGGTGACCGATGGCACGCTGCGCTTCGACAATGTGAGCTTTACCTACCAGGGCAATACCGAGCCGACGCTGACGGGAGTGAGCTTTGAGGCACGCAAGGGCCAGACGATCGGCATCGTCGGCCCGCCGGGCAGCGGCAAGTCGACGATCGCGCACCTGATCCCGCGCTTCTATGACGTGACCGGCGGCAAGATCACGATCGACGGGCAGGATATCTCCAAGGTCACGCTGCAATCGCTGCGCAAGTCGGTGGGCGTGGTGCAACAGGATTCGTTCCTGTTCACGACCTCGATCGAGAACAACATCGCCTATGGAGATCCTTGGGCCAAGGAACGGCGGATCGAGCGGGCTGCGGAATTCGCGCAGCTGCACAACTACATCGTGGGCCTGCCGACCGGCTACGACACGGTCGTGGGCGAGCGCGGGGTGTCGCTTTCGGGTGGCCAGCGCCAGCGCCTTTCGATCGCGCGCAGCCTGATCCTCAAGCCTTCGGTGATGGTTTTCGACGATTCGACGGCAGCAATCGATGCGGGCACCGAGCAGCGCATTCGCAGCGCCATGCGGCGCTTCGCGCGCGACCGGGTGACGCTCGTCATCTCTCACCGGCTGTCCTCGCTCATGCATGCCGACCAGATTCTCTTCGTCGAGAATGGCCAGATCGTCGAGCGCGGCACGCATGACGAATTGCTCAAGAAGAACGGGCGCTACCGCGCGCTCTATGATTTGCAGGTGAGACCGGAAGGCGACGGCGAGTCTCAGATCGAGGAGGCCGTCTGA
- a CDS encoding NUDIX domain-containing protein translates to MTSFADSYLGQLRALVGSRELLVPGTRIVIENEAGYILLDFRPDFLRWALPGGACEPSERVEETIVREVLEESGLVITDVKPIGFASDPAWETTTFPNGDVCRNFAMIFTTRTFEGVPVPRDGEALEYRWFDPHDLPDMVANHRRSVDAWLRWKAGGGFQLT, encoded by the coding sequence ATGACCAGCTTTGCCGATAGCTATCTCGGCCAGTTGCGAGCCCTCGTCGGCAGCCGTGAGCTCCTCGTTCCGGGCACCCGCATCGTCATCGAAAACGAAGCCGGCTACATCCTCCTCGACTTCCGCCCCGATTTCCTGCGCTGGGCCCTGCCCGGCGGCGCCTGCGAGCCTTCCGAGCGCGTCGAGGAAACCATCGTGCGCGAAGTCCTCGAAGAATCGGGTCTCGTCATCACCGATGTGAAGCCCATAGGCTTCGCCAGCGATCCCGCCTGGGAAACGACAACCTTCCCCAATGGCGACGTCTGCCGCAACTTTGCGATGATCTTCACCACCCGCACCTTTGAAGGCGTGCCTGTGCCGCGCGATGGCGAGGCGCTGGAGTACCGCTGGTTCGACCCGCACGACCTGCCGGACATGGTGGCCAACCACCGGCGCAGCGTGGACGCCTGGCTACGCTGGAAGGCAGGCGGTGGCTTCCAGCTCACCTAG
- a CDS encoding SDR family NAD(P)-dependent oxidoreductase: protein MIAIPTYPDLAGKTAFITGASGGIGAETARWLAHNGVRLALNGRDQAKLNTLADELTAAGATALPVQADNTDASALEQARYIAEEEFGDIDLLFAFAGGGTARPAPVEQTEEADWRSAIDHNLTATFLAIKTFLPAMKERRAGAIVTMASTAGRGPSQASPAYGAAKAGIILLTQDVASEVGPDGVRVNCISPSAILTDRTAANMPELVQKQVAASHPLRRIGLPEDVAAAALFLASSSAGWITGATLDVAGGRMMH, encoded by the coding sequence ATGATCGCGATCCCCACCTACCCCGACCTCGCCGGCAAGACCGCGTTCATCACCGGAGCGTCCGGCGGCATAGGCGCCGAGACCGCGCGCTGGCTGGCCCATAACGGCGTGCGCCTGGCCCTCAACGGTCGCGACCAGGCCAAGCTGAACACGCTTGCCGACGAATTGACAGCCGCAGGCGCGACAGCCCTGCCCGTCCAGGCAGACAACACCGACGCCAGCGCCCTCGAGCAGGCCCGCTATATCGCGGAAGAAGAATTCGGCGACATCGACCTGCTGTTCGCTTTCGCGGGCGGCGGAACAGCGCGGCCCGCGCCCGTCGAACAGACCGAGGAAGCGGATTGGCGCTCCGCAATCGACCACAACCTCACCGCCACCTTCCTCGCCATCAAGACTTTCCTGCCGGCGATGAAGGAGCGCAGGGCCGGTGCCATTGTCACGATGGCGTCGACCGCTGGCCGCGGTCCGTCGCAGGCGTCTCCTGCATATGGTGCCGCCAAGGCGGGAATCATCCTTCTTACCCAGGACGTCGCCAGCGAAGTCGGGCCGGACGGTGTCCGGGTCAATTGCATCTCGCCCTCCGCAATCCTCACCGATCGCACCGCGGCCAACATGCCTGAACTGGTGCAGAAGCAGGTGGCGGCCAGCCACCCGCTGCGCCGGATCGGATTGCCCGAGGACGTCGCAGCCGCCGCCCTCTTCCTTGCCTCATCGAGCGCCGGCTGGATCACGGGCGCAACGCTCGACGTGGCCGGCGGCCGCATGATGCACTAA